The following coding sequences lie in one Cyanobacterium sp. Dongsha4 genomic window:
- the lptB gene encoding LPS export ABC transporter ATP-binding protein — translation MELFLQNIHKYYNKRCIVNRVNLKVSQGEIVGLLGPNGAGKTTTFYITTGLIKPNEGNVYLDQEDITKLQLNKRAKLGIGYLTQQASIFRNLTVKENIQLVLEQTNNSPRFQQMRLEQLIAEFRLEKIVNTKGSQVSGGERRRTELARALAVGKEGPKFLLLDEPFAGVDPIAVSEIQEMIAKLKDNGMGILITDHNVRETLAITGRSYIMREGQILASGTGEELYNNPLVRQYYLGDNFQA, via the coding sequence ATGGAGCTATTTTTACAAAACATTCATAAATATTACAATAAAAGATGTATTGTTAATCGAGTTAATCTTAAAGTTTCCCAAGGGGAAATTGTCGGGTTACTAGGGCCTAATGGTGCAGGAAAAACAACAACTTTTTATATTACAACGGGGCTAATCAAACCGAACGAGGGTAATGTGTACCTAGATCAAGAAGATATTACCAAATTGCAGTTAAATAAAAGAGCAAAACTAGGTATTGGTTACTTAACCCAACAAGCCAGTATTTTTCGTAATTTGACAGTAAAAGAGAATATTCAATTAGTCTTAGAACAAACCAATAATTCTCCCCGTTTTCAACAAATGCGTTTAGAACAATTGATCGCTGAATTTCGCTTAGAAAAAATTGTCAATACCAAAGGTTCTCAAGTTTCAGGAGGAGAAAGACGCAGAACCGAACTAGCAAGGGCTTTGGCGGTGGGCAAAGAAGGACCGAAATTTTTACTCCTTGATGAACCCTTTGCAGGGGTTGATCCCATTGCAGTATCAGAGATTCAAGAAATGATTGCTAAACTCAAAGATAACGGCATGGGTATCTTAATTACAGATCATAATGTTCGGGAAACTTTGGCAATTACGGGGCGATCGTATATCATGAGAGAGGGTCAAATTCTAGCCTCTGGTACAGGAGAAGAACTTTACAATAACCCCCTAGTTAGACAATATTATTTAGGAGATAATTTTCAGGCTTAA
- a CDS encoding LptF/LptG family permease — protein sequence MDKEPKFFLPLPKISVMDRYVTVELLLPFLFGIGLFTSLGLSIGTLFELIRKVTESGLLLSVAFKILFLRMPGFIALAFPMSLLLATLMAYSRLSSDSEIIALRSVGVNIYRLVIPAVILSLCVTGMTFFINDVVTPSANREATLTMQRALNRVRPTFKDRNILYPEYKTVQYEDGSRHSVLERLFYAQEFNGEEMKDLTILDLSREGLNQILTAKTATWNIGDNVWDFFNGTIYLISPDGAYRNIVRFEHQQLALSRAPLDLAQRPPNPDEMSITQAREYLEVVKLQADEKEIRKMMVRIQGKISLPFVCVVFGLIGSALGLRPQNTNKATSFGICVGLIFSYYLLSFVSESMGIWGILTPLMAAWLPNLLGLGVGTWLLVQSAK from the coding sequence ATGGACAAAGAACCCAAATTTTTCTTACCCTTACCAAAAATATCGGTGATGGATCGATATGTTACGGTTGAGCTATTATTACCTTTTTTATTCGGTATAGGTTTATTTACTTCTTTGGGTTTATCCATAGGCACATTATTTGAGTTAATTCGTAAAGTTACCGAATCAGGATTACTATTGAGTGTTGCTTTCAAAATCCTTTTTCTCAGGATGCCGGGGTTTATCGCCCTTGCCTTCCCCATGTCTCTATTACTCGCAACTCTGATGGCTTATAGTCGTTTATCCAGTGATAGTGAGATTATCGCTTTACGCAGTGTCGGAGTTAATATCTATCGTTTGGTAATACCCGCAGTAATTCTGAGCTTATGTGTCACAGGAATGACTTTTTTTATTAACGATGTGGTGACACCCTCTGCTAACCGAGAAGCGACTTTAACTATGCAAAGAGCCTTAAACAGAGTCAGACCTACTTTTAAGGATAGAAATATCCTATATCCAGAATACAAAACAGTGCAGTATGAGGATGGAAGCAGACACTCAGTTTTAGAAAGATTATTTTACGCCCAAGAATTCAACGGGGAAGAAATGAAAGATTTAACTATTTTGGATCTTTCTCGGGAAGGTTTGAACCAAATTTTAACGGCAAAAACTGCCACATGGAATATTGGGGATAATGTTTGGGATTTTTTTAATGGTACAATTTATCTTATCTCTCCAGATGGTGCTTATCGTAATATCGTTAGATTTGAACATCAACAACTAGCTTTATCAAGAGCTCCTTTAGATTTAGCTCAACGCCCCCCCAATCCTGATGAAATGAGCATTACTCAGGCAAGAGAATATCTTGAGGTGGTTAAATTACAAGCAGATGAAAAAGAAATTCGTAAAATGATGGTGCGAATTCAGGGAAAAATCTCTCTACCGTTTGTGTGTGTAGTCTTTGGTTTAATTGGTTCAGCTTTGGGTTTACGTCCGCAAAATACTAACAAAGCAACCAGTTTTGGTATTTGTGTTGGTTTAATTTTTTCTTACTATTTGCTTTCTTTCGTGAGTGAGTCTATGGGGATTTGGGGAATTTTAACTCCTTTAATGGCGGCATGGTTGCCTA